Proteins encoded together in one Streptomyces sp. B1I3 window:
- a CDS encoding nucleotide pyrophosphohydrolase, with protein sequence MTELDVAQLQRRLADFAAARAWGPYHTPKNLAAALSVEASELLEIFQWLTPEEAARVMEDPETAHRVEDEVADVLAYLLQFCGVLGVDVLAALAAKIERNETRFPVPGRPAAQDGHSSE encoded by the coding sequence GTGACCGAACTCGACGTGGCGCAACTGCAGCGGAGGCTGGCCGACTTCGCCGCTGCCCGGGCCTGGGGGCCGTACCACACGCCCAAGAACCTCGCCGCGGCTCTGAGTGTCGAGGCGTCCGAACTCCTGGAGATCTTCCAGTGGCTGACGCCCGAGGAGGCGGCGCGGGTCATGGAGGACCCGGAAACGGCGCACCGCGTCGAGGACGAGGTCGCGGACGTCCTGGCGTACCTGCTGCAGTTCTGCGGGGTGCTGGGCGTCGACGTCCTGGCGGCGCTGGCGGCCAAGATCGAGCGGAACGAGACCCGTTTCCCGGTCCCGGGCCGCCCCGCAGCACAGGATGGTCACTCTTCGGAGTGA
- a CDS encoding AAA family ATPase gives MTVIPTVAGRAPAPGRAARTPRPYVGELRLDAFASHRRTVIPLGPLTLLAGGSGSGKSTALRAYEALARLAAGDPLEEVFPDPAAWVPAQAGADAQGRRGFRIGCTVEGPAGPVRLDLAVQAEPTLRIVGERLTDNGETLLTTALRDPRRPTVQAAWHTAGVVPVTRAPFPDDRLGTALLPLRVAGTTDGQLRVLAAAEQVVVALRSAFVCDPQPGRMRAAVPVGEGRLTSCCDNLAEVLYRTHSQCPQRHARLVAGADTGCAGRVTGLGVERLADGTVRARTERGAGRSIPLGHLGDGELRYLALALVLLTGPHVLVVDPAAEVPSAMQALTVLADGFDRSMDVRQATELLGLAASTCAGGHMRLLGTVTETTAAVARATAGVTVVDLAR, from the coding sequence ATGACTGTGATCCCCACCGTGGCGGGCCGGGCACCGGCGCCCGGCCGCGCCGCCCGCACGCCCCGTCCGTACGTCGGCGAGCTACGGCTCGACGCCTTCGCCTCGCACCGCCGCACCGTGATCCCGCTCGGACCGCTCACCCTGCTCGCCGGGGGCAGCGGCAGTGGGAAGTCGACCGCCCTGCGCGCGTACGAGGCGCTGGCGAGGCTCGCCGCCGGTGACCCGCTGGAAGAGGTCTTCCCCGACCCGGCGGCCTGGGTGCCCGCGCAGGCCGGGGCCGACGCGCAGGGGCGCCGGGGCTTTCGGATCGGCTGCACGGTGGAGGGCCCGGCCGGGCCGGTGAGGCTGGACCTGGCCGTCCAGGCCGAGCCCACCCTGCGCATCGTCGGCGAGCGGCTGACGGACAACGGCGAGACGTTGCTGACCACGGCGCTGCGGGACCCCCGGCGCCCCACCGTCCAGGCGGCCTGGCACACCGCGGGGGTGGTCCCGGTGACGCGCGCGCCCTTCCCCGACGACCGGCTCGGCACCGCGTTGCTGCCGTTGCGGGTCGCGGGCACGACGGACGGACAGCTGCGGGTGCTGGCCGCCGCGGAGCAGGTGGTGGTGGCGCTGCGGTCGGCGTTCGTCTGTGATCCGCAGCCCGGCCGGATGCGTGCGGCGGTCCCGGTCGGGGAAGGGCGGCTGACCTCCTGCTGCGACAACCTGGCGGAGGTGCTGTACCGCACCCACAGCCAGTGCCCGCAGCGGCACGCCCGGCTGGTGGCCGGCGCGGACACGGGATGCGCGGGACGGGTGACGGGACTGGGCGTCGAGCGGCTGGCGGACGGGACGGTGCGTGCCCGCACGGAGCGGGGAGCGGGGCGCAGCATTCCCCTCGGCCACCTAGGAGACGGGGAGCTCCGGTACCTGGCCCTCGCGCTGGTGCTCCTGACCGGGCCCCACGTCCTTGTGGTGGACCCGGCCGCGGAGGTGCCCTCGGCGATGCAGGCGCTCACGGTTCTGGCCGACGGGTTCGACCGGAGCATGGACGTACGGCAGGCGACGGAACTACTGGGGCTGGCCGCGTCGACCTGCGCGGGCGGACACATGCGGCTTCTCGGAACGGTCACGGAGACGACCGCGGCGGTGGCACGTGCGACGGCCGGCGTGACAGTGGTAGACCTGGCCCGGTGA
- a CDS encoding cell division protein SepF encodes MSRYDRYDRYDATDEQWEGLAQVVPLRGRNEWPSRVDHRMVPDQQEAAEQRRLVVLRVQVFADAREVAEYLVAQIPVLLDLTGAESDVAKRILDFSSGVVFGLGSGMHRVDRNVFLLAPVGMEVEGVTAAGVPQS; translated from the coding sequence GTGAGCAGGTACGACAGGTACGACAGGTACGACGCCACCGACGAACAGTGGGAAGGGCTCGCGCAGGTCGTACCCCTGAGGGGGCGCAACGAGTGGCCCTCCCGGGTCGACCACCGTATGGTCCCGGACCAGCAGGAGGCCGCCGAGCAGCGGCGCCTGGTCGTCCTGCGGGTACAGGTCTTCGCGGACGCGCGCGAGGTGGCCGAATACCTGGTGGCGCAGATTCCGGTCCTGCTGGACCTGACCGGGGCCGAGAGCGATGTGGCCAAGCGGATCCTGGACTTCAGCAGCGGCGTGGTCTTCGGACTCGGCAGCGGGATGCACCGTGTCGATCGCAACGTGTTCCTGCTCGCGCCGGTCGGTATGGAGGTCGAGGGGGTCACCGCGGCGGGCGTACCTCAATCGTAG
- a CDS encoding cytochrome P450 codes for MNLPEAGTAPGAAAVAAPDAATPPHERLPLYGPGFASDPHSHYRRLRAQGPLARVGIAPGIDAMLVTDYQAAVDLLRDTETFTKDPRAWQEGVPADSPVLPVLGYRPTALFSDGAVHARYREAVNDTLALIEPHLLRAEVARIARQLIADFSATGTGDLIAQYARRLPLHVFTESFGVAPRDGERIVRGVSGMMDPAEGAAAAYADLVGVVTDLVADRRARPGRDLTTYLLAHPAGLDDDEAVRQITLIMSAGHDPTTNLIGNALLRMLSDTRYGGFLHGGAMTAQEAINDVLWRDPPLANMGAHYPRRDTEFHGVALRAGQLVLVSFAAANTQSPPAASGLAVRSGDSAHLAWSTGPHRCPAKQPALLMAMTAIEQLTSQLCDLELAVDPSEILWRPGPFHRAPAHLPVRFTPLDTLPGTDVPAASRSVDHGPARVGGTPNG; via the coding sequence ATGAACCTGCCCGAAGCCGGTACGGCGCCCGGCGCCGCCGCCGTTGCCGCACCCGATGCCGCCACCCCGCCCCACGAGCGGCTCCCGCTCTACGGCCCCGGCTTCGCCTCCGATCCGCACAGCCACTACCGCCGGCTGCGCGCCCAGGGCCCGCTGGCCCGGGTCGGCATCGCCCCGGGCATCGACGCGATGCTGGTCACGGACTACCAGGCCGCCGTCGACCTGCTGAGGGACACCGAGACCTTCACCAAGGATCCGCGCGCCTGGCAGGAGGGCGTGCCGGCCGATTCGCCGGTCCTGCCGGTCCTCGGCTACCGGCCCACGGCGCTCTTCAGCGACGGCGCCGTCCACGCCCGCTACCGCGAGGCCGTCAACGACACCCTCGCCCTCATCGAGCCGCACCTGCTGCGCGCCGAGGTGGCCAGGATCGCCCGGCAGCTCATCGCGGACTTCTCCGCGACGGGCACCGGTGACCTGATCGCCCAGTACGCGCGCCGGCTCCCGCTGCACGTCTTCACCGAGTCCTTCGGTGTCGCACCGCGGGACGGCGAGCGGATCGTCCGCGGCGTCTCGGGAATGATGGACCCCGCCGAGGGCGCCGCAGCCGCGTACGCCGACCTCGTCGGCGTCGTCACCGACCTCGTCGCCGACCGCCGGGCCCGGCCGGGGCGCGACCTCACCACGTACCTCCTCGCCCACCCGGCCGGCCTCGACGACGACGAGGCCGTGCGTCAGATCACACTCATCATGAGCGCGGGCCACGACCCGACGACGAACCTGATCGGCAACGCGCTGCTGCGCATGCTCAGCGACACCCGGTACGGAGGGTTTCTGCACGGCGGCGCCATGACAGCGCAGGAGGCGATCAACGACGTGCTCTGGCGGGATCCTCCGCTGGCCAACATGGGGGCGCACTACCCCCGGCGCGACACCGAGTTCCACGGTGTCGCGCTGCGGGCAGGACAGCTGGTCCTGGTCTCCTTCGCCGCCGCCAACACGCAATCCCCGCCCGCCGCTTCGGGCCTTGCGGTGCGCTCCGGCGACAGCGCTCACCTGGCCTGGTCGACGGGGCCGCACCGGTGCCCGGCGAAACAGCCCGCCCTGCTCATGGCGATGACCGCGATCGAGCAGCTCACCAGCCAGCTCTGCGACCTCGAACTCGCCGTCGACCCCAGCGAGATCCTGTGGCGCCCCGGCCCCTTCCACCGTGCGCCCGCTCACCTCCCGGTCCGCTTCACACCGCTCGACACGCTTCCCGGGACGGACGTCCCCGCCGCGTCCCGGAGTGTCGATCACGGTCCGGCCCGTGTCGGTGGTACGCCGAACGGGTGA
- a CDS encoding ATP/GTP-binding protein: protein MDSVPSTDRGGVGYLPSAAETLMKLVVTGPFGVGKTTLIRTLSEIPTLHTEEAMTQSSTGLDDTAGLPEKTTTTVAIDFGRLTVQDDLVLYMFGTPGQERFLPLWEDIARGALGALVMVDTRRLEDSFAVMDMVEEQGLPYAVAVNRFPDAPAHTDEVLRKHLDLAPRTPLVQCDARERRGSIDALIALAEHALTCLPPSQDPS, encoded by the coding sequence TTGGACTCCGTTCCCTCCACTGACCGGGGCGGCGTCGGCTATCTGCCGAGTGCTGCCGAGACCCTGATGAAGCTCGTCGTCACGGGTCCCTTCGGCGTGGGCAAGACGACCCTGATCCGTACCCTGTCGGAGATCCCGACCCTGCACACGGAAGAGGCGATGACGCAGTCGAGTACCGGACTCGACGACACCGCCGGCCTTCCGGAGAAGACCACGACCACGGTCGCCATCGACTTCGGCCGGCTGACGGTCCAGGACGACCTGGTGCTCTACATGTTCGGTACCCCCGGTCAGGAGCGGTTCCTGCCCCTGTGGGAGGACATCGCCCGCGGTGCCCTGGGGGCCCTCGTCATGGTCGACACCCGCCGCCTGGAGGACTCCTTCGCCGTCATGGACATGGTGGAGGAACAGGGTCTGCCCTACGCCGTCGCCGTGAACCGCTTCCCCGACGCCCCCGCGCACACGGACGAGGTCCTGCGCAAGCACCTCGACCTCGCTCCACGGACCCCGCTGGTGCAGTGCGACGCCCGCGAACGCCGCGGCAGCATCGATGCCCTGATCGCCCTCGCCGAGCACGCACTGACGTGCCTGCCCCCGTCCCAGGACCCGTCATGA
- a CDS encoding DUF742 domain-containing protein — MTPGPGRRLIPAYLVTGGRSAPTGPALDRLAVLVRTDNALPPDAGSEQRRLCELLEPGALTVVECAAHLELPVSATVFLATDLVAAGHLHARPPIPRAGEIDRSLVERLLVGLRSLH, encoded by the coding sequence ATGACCCCCGGTCCAGGGCGCCGCCTGATTCCCGCCTATCTGGTCACCGGTGGCCGCTCGGCGCCCACCGGTCCCGCGCTCGACCGGCTCGCCGTACTCGTCCGCACGGACAATGCCCTGCCGCCGGACGCCGGTTCGGAGCAGCGCAGACTGTGTGAACTCCTGGAGCCGGGAGCCCTCACCGTCGTCGAGTGCGCCGCCCACCTGGAACTGCCGGTCAGCGCCACGGTGTTCCTGGCCACGGACCTCGTGGCCGCGGGACACCTGCACGCCCGGCCACCGATCCCCCGTGCCGGTGAGATCGACCGGTCGCTCGTCGAGAGGCTGCTCGTTGGACTCCGTTCCCTCCACTGA
- a CDS encoding roadblock/LC7 domain-containing protein — protein MSATPTTGDLAWVLTPLLELPGVQHAVVATGDGLVEGASPGLERASAERVAAMTATLHAAARAFTTAFTDAESPRLAQTVVESDLGFAVVVPAGRNTTLALFAAPDAHLGNIAYQMQVQVTALTRAMHAPTRQPDAATRP, from the coding sequence GTGAGCGCCACCCCCACCACCGGTGATCTTGCCTGGGTGCTGACCCCGCTGCTCGAACTCCCCGGCGTGCAGCACGCCGTCGTGGCCACCGGCGACGGCCTCGTCGAAGGGGCGTCACCCGGCCTGGAGCGCGCGTCCGCCGAGCGGGTCGCCGCGATGACCGCCACCCTGCACGCGGCGGCCCGTGCCTTCACCACCGCCTTCACCGACGCGGAGTCGCCGCGCCTGGCCCAGACGGTCGTGGAGTCCGACCTGGGTTTCGCCGTCGTCGTACCCGCGGGCCGGAACACCACGCTGGCCCTCTTCGCGGCACCCGACGCGCACCTGGGGAACATCGCCTACCAGATGCAGGTGCAGGTCACCGCGCTGACCCGGGCCATGCACGCCCCCACCCGCCAACCGGACGCCGCCACCCGGCCATGA
- a CDS encoding ATP-binding protein, with protein sequence MVAWIVALIAVVVAIWASARTHQARRDAYGAAARAELTERQAKAAEARTLALGEEIRQLAEKRIPAAATALSHRAAPVPGLREAAGIEGDAARLLSDAVEAARTAILEERGRVDAAARSAMRGSSAKIQSLLNQSQHLLQELQHEYDDPRILQLDFRNELALRRTQATAVLCDAWPGLARQNSSLVEVVLGAQSRVAGYERVKVANHLRLERLALVARAAEPVAIALAELLANATAYSHPDTEVPVTVQQTAGRGALVLVDDAGIGMDDDALKRARALLAGPSEVLLTELGDPPQTGFAVVGRLVARYGFSCHIESSPYGGMRTMLRIPAHLLTVIDDDRTLSVLAPKAVDARGAGAGAGAGAGTAAPTGEAATPAAGPEPDTAAAPAEEGAPATGLPSRRRKTRRTVSPGAGADQPEEREEPALRTPERAGASWAALQEGTLGGRNAPAPTASSSDDQGDDET encoded by the coding sequence GTGGTGGCATGGATCGTGGCCCTGATCGCCGTGGTCGTGGCGATATGGGCGTCCGCCCGGACACACCAGGCCCGGCGTGACGCCTACGGTGCGGCTGCCCGCGCGGAACTGACCGAGCGCCAGGCCAAGGCGGCAGAGGCCCGCACCCTCGCCCTCGGCGAGGAGATACGCCAGCTGGCCGAGAAGCGGATCCCGGCCGCCGCCACCGCGCTCTCCCACCGCGCCGCGCCGGTCCCGGGACTGCGGGAGGCAGCCGGCATCGAGGGTGACGCCGCACGTCTGCTGTCCGACGCGGTGGAGGCGGCGCGCACCGCGATCCTCGAGGAGCGCGGCCGGGTCGACGCGGCCGCCAGGTCGGCCATGCGCGGCAGCTCCGCCAAGATCCAGTCGCTGCTCAACCAGTCGCAGCACCTGCTGCAGGAGCTCCAGCACGAATACGACGACCCGCGGATCCTGCAGCTCGACTTCCGCAACGAACTCGCCCTGCGCCGCACCCAGGCCACCGCCGTGCTGTGCGACGCCTGGCCGGGACTCGCCCGGCAGAACTCCTCGCTCGTCGAAGTCGTGCTCGGCGCCCAGTCGCGGGTCGCCGGGTACGAACGCGTCAAGGTCGCCAACCATCTGCGTCTGGAACGGCTCGCACTGGTCGCCCGGGCGGCCGAGCCCGTCGCGATCGCGCTCGCCGAACTGCTGGCCAACGCCACCGCGTACTCGCACCCCGACACCGAAGTGCCGGTGACCGTCCAGCAGACGGCGGGTCGAGGCGCTCTGGTCCTGGTCGACGACGCCGGGATCGGTATGGACGACGACGCGCTGAAGCGGGCCCGGGCGCTTCTGGCGGGGCCCTCCGAGGTGCTGCTGACCGAGCTCGGGGATCCGCCGCAGACCGGCTTCGCCGTGGTGGGACGTCTCGTGGCGCGCTACGGCTTCAGCTGTCACATCGAGTCGTCCCCGTACGGCGGCATGCGCACGATGCTGCGCATCCCCGCGCACCTGCTGACGGTGATCGACGACGACCGGACCCTGTCCGTCCTCGCGCCGAAGGCGGTCGACGCCCGGGGCGCGGGTGCGGGGGCAGGGGCCGGAGCCGGTACCGCCGCACCCACCGGCGAGGCCGCCACCCCCGCAGCCGGCCCCGAGCCGGACACGGCTGCCGCGCCCGCCGAGGAGGGGGCACCCGCGACCGGACTGCCCAGCCGGCGGCGGAAGACCCGCCGGACGGTGTCCCCGGGCGCCGGGGCGGACCAGCCCGAGGAGCGGGAAGAACCCGCGCTCCGGACGCCTGAGCGGGCCGGGGCCTCCTGGGCCGCCCTCCAGGAGGGCACCCTCGGCGGCAGGAACGCGCCCGCACCCACAGCATCCTCATCGGACGACCAAGGAGACGACGAGACGTGA
- a CDS encoding MBL fold metallo-hydrolase has protein sequence MSITGGDVVDLGTGLYAWLPPKRGWGLANCGLLVSSRGALWIDTPYDPLLAGQFLVESRKRLPEGVGIDRVIVTHANGDHFWGAGVLPDAEIIATREAREHIHYDPTPQQQHALVAGSDPGTPLGAYLGRHFGGFDWSATTPVQPTTYFTGELELTLGDYTVQVSSLPPAHTTGDLMVHLPAQRAVFSGDVIFSSTPRQPGDHPVHWAGPLENVIAACERVLATGAEVIVPGHGPVLDPAGVREHIGYLSYVRDRAHALHASGVPATEAARRVIGEGRYPDLGLPERLVVTIGSEYRHLDGSALPGVLEVMAEVAAVAHETGPAATGGGPE, from the coding sequence ATGTCGATCACGGGTGGGGACGTCGTTGACCTCGGCACGGGTCTGTACGCCTGGCTGCCGCCGAAGCGCGGCTGGGGGCTGGCCAACTGCGGCCTCCTCGTGTCGTCGCGCGGCGCGCTGTGGATCGACACCCCGTACGACCCCCTGCTGGCCGGCCAGTTCCTCGTGGAGAGCCGGAAGCGGCTGCCCGAGGGGGTGGGCATCGACCGCGTGATCGTGACCCATGCCAACGGGGACCACTTCTGGGGCGCCGGTGTGCTGCCGGACGCGGAGATCATCGCGACCCGCGAGGCCAGGGAACACATCCATTACGACCCCACCCCGCAGCAACAGCACGCCCTGGTGGCCGGTAGTGATCCGGGCACCCCGCTCGGCGCGTACCTCGGCCGTCACTTCGGCGGCTTCGACTGGTCGGCCACCACGCCGGTACAGCCGACGACGTACTTCACGGGAGAGCTCGAACTGACGCTGGGCGACTACACGGTCCAGGTGTCGTCCCTGCCGCCCGCACACACCACGGGCGACCTGATGGTGCACCTGCCGGCCCAGCGCGCGGTCTTCAGCGGCGACGTGATCTTCTCCTCCACCCCGCGGCAGCCCGGGGACCACCCGGTCCACTGGGCCGGCCCGCTGGAGAACGTGATCGCCGCCTGCGAGCGGGTCCTCGCCACCGGAGCCGAGGTCATCGTGCCCGGCCACGGACCGGTGCTCGATCCCGCCGGAGTACGGGAGCACATCGGCTACCTCTCCTACGTACGCGACCGCGCGCACGCCCTCCACGCCTCCGGGGTGCCCGCGACCGAGGCCGCCCGCCGGGTGATCGGCGAGGGCCGGTACCCGGACCTCGGACTGCCCGAGCGGCTCGTGGTCACCATCGGCAGTGAGTACCGGCACCTGGACGGCTCCGCACTGCCGGGCGTCCTGGAGGTGATGGCCGAGGTGGCCGCCGTCGCGCACGAGACCGGCCCGGCCGCCACGGGCGGCGGGCCGGAGTGA
- a CDS encoding SIS domain-containing protein — MSHVETETADQPECWRRAAQVAVDRAAVLPATGERIAVVGCGTSYYMAQAYASLREDSGQGESDAFAASEFPLGRRYDRVVALTRSGTTTEVLDLLIRLSGTTATLAVTADPDTPVMSAADEVVVLDFADERSVVQTRFATTALTLFRAHLGLHSDEVVRDAERALAEPLPAGLPDCTQFSFLGRGWTVGLANEAALKMKEASLSWTESYPAMEYRHGPISIATAGTATWMFGSAPQGLAEQVLATGARWVESGLDPLADLVRVQRLAIARAVARGLDPDLPRHLTRSVVLDEAAEA; from the coding sequence ATGTCCCATGTCGAAACCGAGACAGCCGATCAGCCGGAGTGCTGGCGTCGCGCGGCGCAGGTCGCGGTCGACCGCGCGGCGGTCCTGCCCGCCACGGGTGAGCGCATCGCCGTGGTCGGCTGCGGCACGTCGTACTACATGGCCCAGGCGTACGCCTCGCTCCGCGAGGACTCCGGGCAGGGCGAGTCCGACGCCTTCGCCGCTTCCGAGTTCCCCCTCGGCCGCCGGTACGACCGGGTCGTCGCCCTGACACGCTCGGGGACGACGACCGAGGTACTCGACCTGCTGATCCGGCTGAGCGGAACCACGGCCACCCTCGCGGTGACGGCCGACCCGGACACGCCGGTGATGTCGGCCGCGGACGAGGTGGTCGTGCTCGACTTCGCCGACGAACGGTCGGTCGTGCAGACCCGCTTCGCCACGACCGCGCTCACCCTGTTCCGGGCCCACCTGGGGCTGCACAGCGACGAGGTCGTCCGGGACGCGGAGAGGGCACTGGCCGAGCCGCTGCCCGCAGGGCTGCCGGACTGCACGCAGTTCAGCTTCCTGGGCCGCGGCTGGACGGTCGGACTCGCCAACGAGGCTGCGCTCAAGATGAAGGAGGCGTCACTGTCCTGGACCGAGTCGTATCCGGCGATGGAGTACCGCCACGGCCCCATCAGCATCGCCACTGCCGGGACGGCCACCTGGATGTTCGGTTCCGCCCCACAGGGCCTGGCGGAGCAGGTGCTGGCGACCGGTGCCCGCTGGGTGGAGAGCGGCCTGGACCCGCTGGCGGATCTGGTCAGGGTGCAGCGGCTCGCGATCGCCCGGGCGGTGGCCCGCGGCCTCGATCCCGACCTGCCCCGCCACCTGACCCGGTCGGTGGTCCTCGACGAAGCGGCCGAAGCCTGA
- a CDS encoding LysM peptidoglycan-binding domain-containing protein, translating to MPAQAKHRRSRTSSLTRGIIAVSTGGAALALPVIGATGAFAAPAHPVAVEKATTSTAVSGKEIAAQKSAPVTYSVILGDSLAKIARDHSVSGGWQELYNGNRKAVGGNPDLIHPGLKLTIGAKADNNAAASAGKAEKKAGSAAAADSETSASSDRAEQSADRADRSERTTELAAQGAPAATEAVAAEPVAYTDDLDGWIKESLAVMAEHGIPGSYEGIHRNIMRESSGNPLAINNWDINAINGVPSKGLLQVIDPTFQAYHVPGTSMDSYDPVANITAACNYAADRYGSIDNVFSAY from the coding sequence ATGCCCGCACAGGCCAAGCACCGTCGTTCCAGGACCAGTTCGCTCACCCGCGGCATCATCGCCGTGAGCACGGGCGGAGCCGCCCTCGCCCTCCCCGTGATCGGCGCGACCGGAGCGTTCGCCGCACCGGCACATCCGGTGGCGGTCGAAAAGGCGACCACGTCGACTGCCGTGTCCGGCAAGGAAATTGCCGCGCAGAAGTCCGCGCCCGTCACCTATTCCGTGATCTTGGGTGATTCCCTTGCCAAGATCGCACGCGATCATTCCGTCAGCGGTGGCTGGCAGGAGCTCTACAACGGCAACCGAAAGGCTGTCGGCGGTAACCCGGACCTGATTCACCCCGGCCTGAAGCTGACCATCGGGGCCAAGGCCGACAACAATGCGGCGGCCTCCGCCGGCAAGGCCGAGAAGAAGGCCGGAAGCGCCGCTGCGGCCGATTCCGAGACCTCCGCTTCCTCGGACCGCGCCGAGCAGAGCGCCGACCGTGCCGACCGCTCCGAGCGGACCACGGAGCTCGCCGCCCAGGGTGCGCCCGCCGCCACCGAGGCCGTCGCCGCCGAGCCGGTGGCGTACACCGACGACCTCGACGGCTGGATCAAGGAGTCGCTCGCCGTCATGGCCGAGCACGGCATCCCCGGCAGCTACGAGGGCATCCACCGCAACATCATGCGCGAGTCCTCCGGTAACCCCCTGGCCATCAACAACTGGGACATCAACGCGATCAACGGTGTCCCGTCCAAGGGTCTTCTGCAGGTCATCGACCCGACCTTCCAGGCCTACCACGTGCCCGGTACGTCGATGGACAGCTACGACCCGGTCGCCAACATCACGGCCGCGTGCAACTACGCCGCCGACCGGTACGGCTCGATCGACAACGTGTTCAGCGCCTACTGA
- a CDS encoding SMI1/KNR4 family protein, giving the protein MSGWTPAVRRGRHGGERRRPALPAPIEALEPLLPTTYGIDEQVDWAVAEARWGARFPADYKAFMRAYGEGSVDGAIVVHRPLPMDAPEGERTPDAMAEGTGTVREVWKAEADEVWADPAGPDLVLDPGALLAWGATAEAAILCWLTMDEDPDRWPVVVCGRHTVPTFALYRFGMAEFLRRLLTGGFDMPPVTVDGVPWPRPHAFVSRAVQRARRRAGLDPWTGEPVAR; this is encoded by the coding sequence GTGAGCGGTTGGACTCCGGCGGTCCGGCGGGGACGGCACGGCGGGGAGCGGAGGCGGCCGGCCTTACCCGCGCCCATCGAGGCGCTGGAGCCCCTGCTGCCGACGACGTACGGAATCGACGAACAAGTCGACTGGGCGGTCGCCGAAGCCCGCTGGGGTGCCCGCTTCCCGGCGGACTACAAAGCCTTCATGCGCGCCTACGGGGAGGGCTCCGTGGACGGTGCGATCGTCGTCCACCGGCCGTTGCCCATGGACGCCCCGGAGGGTGAACGGACGCCCGACGCCATGGCCGAGGGAACCGGCACCGTACGGGAGGTCTGGAAGGCGGAGGCCGACGAGGTGTGGGCCGATCCCGCCGGCCCCGACCTGGTGCTCGATCCCGGTGCCCTGCTCGCCTGGGGGGCGACCGCCGAGGCCGCGATCCTGTGCTGGCTGACGATGGACGAGGACCCCGACCGCTGGCCCGTGGTGGTCTGCGGACGTCACACCGTGCCCACGTTCGCGCTGTACCGGTTCGGGATGGCCGAGTTCCTGCGCAGGCTGCTGACCGGCGGGTTCGACATGCCGCCTGTCACCGTGGACGGCGTGCCGTGGCCGCGCCCCCACGCATTCGTCAGCCGGGCCGTGCAACGGGCCCGCCGCCGAGCGGGCCTCGACCCCTGGACCGGCGAGCCGGTGGCCCGGTGA
- a CDS encoding flavodoxin family protein, which translates to MATLLIVHHTPSPNCQALFEAVVAGATADGIEGVRVVRRAALSATASDVLDADGLVLGTPANLGYMSGALKHFFDQVYYPCLDTTRGRPFGYYVHGGNDVTGAVRGVESITTGLGWRRTADAVTVTGEPGKADIEACWELGATVAAGLMD; encoded by the coding sequence GTGGCCACCTTGCTGATCGTGCATCACACGCCCTCGCCGAACTGCCAGGCACTCTTCGAGGCCGTGGTCGCGGGCGCGACGGCGGACGGGATCGAAGGCGTGCGCGTCGTACGTCGTGCCGCGCTCTCCGCGACGGCGTCCGACGTGCTCGACGCCGACGGTCTCGTGCTCGGCACCCCGGCGAACCTCGGCTACATGTCCGGTGCTCTCAAGCACTTCTTCGACCAGGTCTACTACCCGTGCCTGGACACGACGCGCGGCCGCCCCTTCGGCTACTACGTGCACGGGGGCAACGACGTCACCGGAGCCGTACGGGGCGTCGAGTCGATCACTACGGGCCTGGGATGGCGCCGCACGGCCGACGCCGTGACCGTGACCGGCGAGCCGGGCAAGGCCGACATCGAGGCCTGCTGGGAGCTGGGGGCGACGGTCGCCGCCGGGCTCATGGACTGA